A single genomic interval of Lewinellaceae bacterium harbors:
- a CDS encoding T9SS type A sorting domain-containing protein, with product MKKSFTTLLCLLLTTAFLQANEDPDYCSAYGKSEYYGWIAGVRMCNVSNHSGFSYNGYGDYMHQTIEVEAGKKYPITLTPRTWPAFHEDARWTVWIDFDHDGKFEESEVVVKDSYSREITAWVVIPSDAKDGNTRMRVGMRFIYDPVPCGYYWYGEVEDYAVHIKNPYYGHDNDYCKGWGKNSKYGYIKQVNVCEINKVSGCDPSGYADYTKLMCKITQNKRHDMYLKPYLRKQYDRWGDWYMEKPHWMVWIDYNQNQKFDKEEMVCDSACYDPLQMHFDVPSWAKPGKTRMRVAMHFKDYDKYKPDPCDAFWYGEVEDYSVWVESGPPAPKYCESSGQDPNYGYIYQVWLGDLDNYSNYAHNGYGDYTHMSTVMYRNDRGTLFLKPSLNWVHDAHYGWIKPAAFWCVWIDFNHNGKFDYNEKVAFDHSSNWVWSYIYIPSWAKTGKTRMRVAMAFDDYPEACGTYWYGEVEDYTIDIHDHYDPLVINPGVDPQIGTTVLNRELPDIGIAPNPASSSIRLDLPGSGEGQLSIISLSGKVILQQPRSAGSSQESIDQLQAGAYFVRWIDANGEVYTRRFIKN from the coding sequence ATGAAGAAAAGCTTTACGACCCTATTATGCCTATTACTCACCACTGCCTTCCTGCAAGCTAACGAAGACCCTGACTACTGTTCTGCCTATGGAAAAAGTGAGTATTATGGCTGGATTGCCGGTGTACGCATGTGCAACGTGAGCAATCATTCCGGCTTCAGTTATAATGGTTATGGTGATTACATGCATCAGACCATCGAAGTAGAAGCCGGCAAGAAATACCCGATCACCCTGACCCCGAGAACCTGGCCGGCATTTCACGAAGATGCCCGGTGGACCGTATGGATCGATTTTGATCACGATGGAAAGTTTGAAGAAAGTGAGGTCGTGGTAAAAGATTCCTATTCGAGGGAAATCACGGCCTGGGTGGTAATACCCAGCGATGCCAAGGACGGGAACACCCGGATGCGGGTAGGGATGCGTTTCATCTACGACCCTGTACCGTGTGGCTACTACTGGTATGGCGAGGTGGAAGATTATGCCGTACATATCAAAAATCCCTACTACGGACATGACAACGACTATTGTAAAGGCTGGGGTAAGAATTCCAAATACGGATACATCAAACAGGTAAATGTTTGCGAGATCAATAAGGTCTCGGGTTGCGATCCATCCGGTTATGCCGATTATACCAAACTGATGTGCAAGATCACCCAAAATAAGCGGCATGACATGTATCTGAAGCCCTACCTGCGGAAGCAATACGATAGATGGGGTGACTGGTACATGGAAAAACCACATTGGATGGTTTGGATCGATTACAACCAGAATCAGAAATTTGACAAGGAGGAAATGGTCTGTGATTCAGCTTGTTACGATCCATTGCAAATGCATTTTGACGTACCCTCCTGGGCAAAGCCGGGCAAAACAAGGATGCGCGTAGCCATGCACTTCAAAGATTACGACAAGTATAAGCCGGATCCCTGTGATGCATTCTGGTACGGTGAAGTGGAGGATTATTCCGTTTGGGTCGAGAGTGGCCCTCCGGCGCCGAAGTATTGTGAATCTTCCGGTCAGGATCCCAATTATGGATACATCTATCAGGTATGGCTTGGAGATCTGGACAATTACTCCAATTACGCCCATAACGGGTATGGCGATTATACCCACATGTCGACTGTGATGTATCGCAACGACCGCGGCACTCTGTTTCTAAAACCATCCTTGAACTGGGTGCATGATGCGCATTATGGCTGGATCAAACCGGCTGCATTCTGGTGTGTCTGGATCGACTTTAACCACAATGGAAAATTCGACTACAATGAGAAAGTAGCCTTTGATCACTCCTCCAACTGGGTCTGGTCATACATTTATATTCCATCCTGGGCTAAAACCGGAAAAACGCGGATGCGGGTGGCCATGGCCTTTGATGACTATCCTGAAGCTTGCGGCACCTATTGGTATGGAGAAGTGGAAGACTATACCATTGACATACATGATCATTACGACCCATTGGTCATTAATCCGGGAGTAGATCCTCAAATTGGCACCACCGTTCTGAACCGGGAACTACCGGATATCGGTATCGCTCCCAACCCGGCCAGCAGCAGCATCCGGCTGGATCTGCCGGGCAGTGGAGAAGGCCAGTTGTCGATCATCAGCCTCTCCGGGAAGGTAATCCTGCAACAACCCCGGTCAGCCGGATCCAGTCAGGAATCCATTGACCAACTGCAGGCCGGCGCTTATTTCGTCCGCTGGATCGATGCAAATGGTGAGGTTTACACCAGGCGCTTTATCAAGAACTGA